TGGCCTGGGGACAAAGCTGAGTGTACAAACCAGAGCTGTTTTTCAAGGGAGTCCAAATTAATAGGCCTGGATGAATTAATGGATAAAAAGGAGAGAATGGAAGTAGTTAGAATCTACCAGTTCTTCAGCAGATGAATGTGCTGAAATAGTCAATGGGAGAAGAAAGAAGTGGGTTTGAGAAGAAAATTAGTTCAGATTCTCATGTGATGAGTTTTGCGGTCCGCATGAAACACCCTAGAGATGTACAGTTGGCAGCTGGATATAATACAATACCAAGCACAGAGCAGGCTCTCAAAACGTGTTTACAGAATGAAAGAATGCAGGAAGGAAAGAATTTAAGGAAGGTAAATgtggagagaagaaaaacataagGGAGCTCAGGAAATAGGTCTAGGGTTGGAATTAAACTTGATTGTCCTCCTTTCCATGAGCACACCCTACTGGAGCATACCTTTATACTCTTTATAATGCTTTTATTAGTCTTTGTTATTCATTAAGCTAACATTTCTAGTACGTGAACCCAGTTTAGCGACAAGCCAAAGTCACTAAAACCTGTTTCTTtgcttaaaaagtgaaaaataaaattaattcattattcaAATACAGATGATTTGACATGATTTTTTGACATTATCAAGGTGAGAAAGTAGTTTGCATCCAGTGgaaaccatactttgaattttgatcttttcctgggctagtgatACTCTCTAGATGCTAGGCAACGGTAGTGAGCCACCATTCCCAGTCAGCCATGTACTCACAAGAGTAAACAACTGGTAAGTCTAGTGTCCTGTTGCCAGCATCTTTTGGATTCAGATAGTCAGCAAATTATGAGGTATTCTATATTCCATTATAAAATAGTCTTTCTACTAAATGACTTTGCCTAATAGCAGGCTGAGTATTCTGAGTACACTTACAGTAAGCTATTGTTATGCTCGGTATATAAgacatattaaatgcattttcagtttatattttcaacttaaaatgggTTTGCAAGGACATAATCCCATTGTAAATTGAGGTATGCAGATTATTTGTAGAATAggaatcttttttgttgttattgttgaacctagtggcacttaaccactgagccacatcccaggacattttttttttttgttattttatttagagacagggtcttgctgagttacttagggcctctctaaattgcagagactggctttAGACTTGCAAtcgttctgcctcagcttccaaagctgctggaattataggcataaaCCACTGCACACAGCATAGACCAGGATCTTAATAGAAAGTACCCTTTTTAGTCTCTTTTTCTGACCTTAACAAACAATAATATTTTTGGATACCATTCTTTACTTTGCTctgaagatttaaaataaatttatgaagcTCACATTTGACATGAaaaagctacataaacaaattaaaatttatagttttaattccttataatttttttcagtgctgaggatcaaaacccagagtctcatacatgatatatatatatatatatatatatgtatgtatatatagatagatgcAAAATTACATAGTaattatagtattatttataCATCTTTGATCTCTTTAAAGTTTTTGAACATATTAGCAAACTTTGTACTTCCTAAATatctgtgatttttctttaaataaccaAACACTGGaaacttaataaaaatgttaattatcttACAATGGATGAGGTTCTTTTCCCTTTCAGCAGTCTAAGCCTGGATGGATCTTTTGTAGCCAtacctatttttatttcaaggGACATGTGATGGATTCTCTGTTAAccaactttatttccaaacaaaAATCCCTAAATAGAGCCAGTCTATATAAATATGATGGTTACATGATGGtgttagtttttaaaacacatttaacaAATAAAGAGGTGACATAAAAGATTGTGGTACGGTTGGTGAGTCTTAATTGCGGAATTTCTTCTTCTTACGGAACTTTTTTCCTGCTGCATTTGCTGCTTTTTCAGCCATGATCTCTGAGTACTTCCTTCGGTTATatctggaaagaaaaaacaaacccagGTTTTCTAAAGAATAACACATCAGATATTAGTAGTTAATATAACATTATGTAAGGGGTTTTAAATCTCAAGATTTTTTGCACTTTTCCTATTTATCAGTAAGTTGCCATCACATGTCACGAGCCACACTGAGAACTAAGGATAGAGCAGTGGACAGACAGCTATAGCCTCTGCCCTCACACAACTTGCTAAAGACCCATGACAATGTTAAACACAGGACataaatggagataaaaatgcaaaaagaacaagtaaaacaAAAGTTTACACTtatctgaaaaaacaaatatgactGGTACATATTTCCTAGAACTTTAGAAAACATACTAATGGTTTTCAAAGTGTGATCTGAAGACCCCTTCAACAGATCCATTCagtaaagactattttttttacaAGTATACTAAGGCAGCAATTGTCCTTTGCCCTCATTCTCTCCTGAGTATACAGTAGAGTTTCCTAGATGCTACATGATGTGTAGTATCTGCAGAAACAGATGTGAGGctctgtcttttttgttttgagtaccagggatcaaacccaggggggctcttaaccactgagccacatccccagtccttttttattttttattttgagacagggtctaagttacttagggccttgctaagttgctgagtctggccttgaacttgtgatcctcctccctcagcctcccaagtccctggggttATAGGGATATGATACCATGCCTGGTTTCTGATTGTCTTTAATTATGCCAGACATTAAAGAGATTTGCACtaaattgcttttgttattttcatgaaagtatatattcatgtttatatatgagggttattttaaatgagttaatattttataattaactgaaattttatagatttctgcatattttaaagaaatacatagaTGTTAcaagatgaaatataaaaattcattaccTTCTGAATTCAGAATCAGCCAGCAGTTCTTCCACAATAgttcttttcctttgcttcttgGGAATTCGTGAATGGTAGAAATCAGCTGGATTGTCAACAATGGTTCCAACCTATGAACAATTGAATAAAATAAGTCATACAAAACCTGATTAAGTCATACAATGCCTAAATGCCACTGTTTACTCCatatttcagtgtagttttgaacaaagtatatttacaaaaGGAGTGTAAATCACGAGCTTATAACAGTATTATAGTTTATCTTGACTTTTTTTAAGCTAAAATAAATCATCAATGAGCACAGTGATGTTATTAATGACAGAGTATATAGTAGAtccaaaatttcttttatatacatAGTACTAACAGTACAGTTAAATTCacaatgaataataaaaggagaaaagtagAAGTTAATAAACTGCTCAATTTCCAATTCAAATACAAGTTCCATATACAGACCTACCTGATCTCCTAGACTATCATAAATACTGCCTTAGTAACTGCTctgcatttgttcattcaactGACTAAAATTACAGAATGCCTAccgtgtgccaggcactgtgataGGTTGAGGAAACAAAGACAAACATTTAGTCCTTAGCAAGGTTCCAGTTTTAAAGAATATCAAAACAGAAAACTGAAGAATTAAAGCATAACATAATAGACACTGAACAAAATATTACAGAAGCTTTGAACACTGAGTGACAAATTCggaccaaaaggaagaaaagaagacaaaaggaTGTAATTTTAGCTTGGATTTATATAGGTAGAATTAAATACTGGTATGTACACATTCTGAGAAAGGGACTGAGTAACTGAGCTTGTGTGAGCTTAAGAGGGCTATGACAAAAAGAAGAGTTGGTTTACTGGTTTGGGTGCAGATTATAAAGAACCAAATAAAAGGGTCACAAAAACTTCTTAGCAGAGttgtaaaatgaacaaaatttttttgttgttgtactggggaaggaacccaggagtgctctaccattgaactatatccccacccctttttactttgactcaaggtcttgctaagttgcacaggctggctttgaacttgtaatccttctgcttcaggctaccaagttgctgggattacaggtatgtgccaagCTTAAAGAATACATGTATAACTGGCTACATTTGGAAGACGGATTGTAAGACAGAGCAAAACTTGAGAGACCAAAGACTATTAAAGTAATCAAGAATGAAAACTTTAAGGATAAATCAATTGGAGTTTCATCTGAGAATGCTttgaaaaccaaatttttaatgacttttcaGAATTTGCTGGGGGAATTTGCTCCGTCATGCATGGTCTCTTGCTCTTAGGCTAGCTTTCTTTTTACACTTATGTTAACCCTTAAATTTAGTAAGTTCCATTTAGAAAGTTAACCTGGAAATCCACCTATCATATTTAACAACGTCTCTCTACCTGGGAACCCAATACAAGATGGTTGTTATCTGAATTATGTTTAGGACATTTTCTGGCCTAAGCAGATATGGTCCAAATGTCAGATATACACATTAAAAACATTCGTCTGTTTTAGGAGTGAAAAGATGACTATACTATCCAAACTAAAATCTATGGACTATACCAGTATTCTGTTTGTTCATACCTGGAAATACTTAGGGAAGCCATCTCTATCACTTTTCTTGTAGAATCTTTTTGGGTCCATGCTTGCTCTCATCTTCAGTGCTCTGAGATCATTTTTCAGTTCATCTGTCAATTCTGGAGCTTTCATACCAAACCAGCCATCACCTGCTGTTTTTTGTCGCTCTTTCTAAagttgaaatttcaaaaataaacatcgtaactttaaataaaactatgagTATGTTCATTTCCCCTAAAATTATACAAACAGAAAACTTTGTGAATAGAAAAGTTTCTTTATAGAAAGCATTCATCTCCAGAATCACCTTTATAAAAGGAATtaagtaaaatcagaaaaagagacgatgacttttttttttttttttttttaggaaatcaGGCATTGCATTACCAGAGTCAGAAATGGATCctccttaaaatctattttttatctcAGCAAGTAACTGATGACTTGCTGGGAGAATCACacaccttcaattttttttttgagaaagagagagagagagagagagaggtttttaatatttttttttttagtttttggtgaacacaacatcgttattttatttttatgtggtgctgaggatcgaacccagcgccctgcacatgccaggcgagtgcgttaccgcttgagccacatccccagcccccacaccttcaatttttacttaaaataatcctTGTAAGTGacaatacataaaaacattttcatgtcTGGAGCTTATGTGTAAATGTTAATCCTTCCCCACTTTTTGGGGAAATAcaggggattgtacccagggtcaagcactgagctagatccccagcactttttattttcagacagggtctcactaagttgctcaggctagcctcaaacttgggattttccgctcagcctcccaaatagctggattACAGGCAGATGCCATCGTAACCAAATGTTAACATCAGTTACCTACGTGTCTCAGAGAGCCACTCACTGCAAACTAGTCCAGAAATTTGtatgatttctaaaataaaagaaaaattctattcttttgaaaattcctAGTAATTAATCAGTTTTGTTTCATTCATACAACAAATATTCATATGGTGCCTATAATCTGTCAAGGTACCCCATATTAGTGACATTACTGGTGTCCCATCCTCAAAGTTCCCTAGGGAACTTTTATGCTTATTAGTTTCCTTTAAAAGTGCAACAGGGAGCTTCTAGCCTTTGGTAAAACAGTATCTAAAAACTACAAGAAGCTGAGTGCactggcacacgtctgtaatcctagtgactcgggaggctgaggcaggaggatctcaagctcaaattcagcctcagaaacttagcgagaccctgtcactaataaaatatagaaaagggccgTGGCTTGGTGATtattaagtacccttgggttcaaacctTGGTATCCCCCATCGCCACCCCCAAAAGCTAATAGATATAGACAGTGAACCTATATGTTGGCTACTACTGTCCCtaaggtatatttttaaagagctataTCTGTGTATACCATTGTAGCTGCAGAGATgtgtaaattaatattaaatgaaatgttattttatggCCCTtagatatcaaaataattttaaaaaatacttatatacACCTAGGTTTAACTTTAATTGTACAAACATGTTATATAATCTGAAGGTACAAACACACAAACATTCTAAGTTAAAGTCACTGTACTTACCCTGCGTTTTTTCTGAAGTTGACGTTTTGATTCACTATATGGTGGGACACCatagtttttttcaaaatcaggTGTAATGATGGCTTTCTGCAGAagctataaaaatacaaaattgtattTTCACGTAATTTTGCAACATTttgaacttatattttaaaattttgtgccaTCAAATTTGTTAATCTGTTcctaaaaatctgtattttttgttaCTTGCTtaggataattaaaatattctcataaAACAATGTGATTAAAAAGAGCTACAGGGTAGTTAAAAGTAAAAGTGATCCTTAGCCCTCAAATTTTTTTTACAGGAATATAGCTCAAGCATTAATCTGGCAATGCCATTTGAAATTACTGATTAAGAAATTACTAATAGTCAATTACCTAATTTGGGTCCAGGCTTATAATTTTGGGCTGGTACGGTAGCATTCTAGGCTTTTCCATCATTCAGAAAGAAATTACAACAATTACTTAACAGCtaagagcttgatatatgttaaaGCCTATAATAGGGTCCAGGACAGTAGTTCTTAAATGGAGAAACTGGCAATGTTACATTTTTGGTAGTGAAGGGAGAGAGAATGCTACTAGCATCTAGTGGATAGAAGTCAGAGATGTGGCTAACAATCCTTCAATGCACAATAGATCATCCCACAACAAAGAATCATGCAGCTCAAAACAGCAACAGTGCTGAGATTAGGAAACCTTGCATAAACAAATCAGATCTGTACTGGGTGTTACAGATGCACAGAGGTACAAATAAGGACTGGGGGAATCCAAGTATGTTTCCCATGGCTGTGAACTCTGTATTGGTTTAGAAAGAGCAGAAAATTTCAGTAGTCTTCAATGGCAAAAACAAAGCATTTTGAAGGCTCTGAGAAACCTCTGAAAGACTTAGGCAAGAGAATACTTACTTAAGCAGATTTGTGATTTTACAAAGAGAAATCTAAAAGTTTTCAGGATGacttaaagaacaaaaagaaagcaagacCAATAAGGAGATTGCTAGAGTATCTCAGGTGAGAAATAAAGGTCTGTACTACTTGTTGATGGGCTCAAAAAGAAGGAAGGCACCATTGCAAGGGCCTGGTGATTAAATGCAAAAGGGAAAGAGACTTTGGTGTCATTAATCAGCACACAGAATACAAAAGGAGAAGCTAGTTTAggccaggaagagaaagagaagaattagTGAAGTCAAGTGCCTGAGTGCATTGAAATGAATAGATACTTACACTCAAAAGTCTGAAGTTAAAAGAAGCATCAAGGCTAGAAAATACAGATTTAGAAGAAAGCAGTGCAAGTTGTTGGCCAAAGCTAAAGGTTTAGGTAAGATTATCTTAATAATAATTCCTTCTAAAATTGTATGTCTAATCTTTGTATGTAAATAAGCATTCCCCCTACCCCCAGCCCAAGGTGAGGGCAGCAGGCTAGGACAGTAGTTCTCAAATGGAGAAACTggcaatttttaacatttttccagaacagttaagaaataaaaatataacaagaaacaaaacaaaacactctgGGATTATAACTGGTGGatgcaagaaaagaaatactgatcTTAAATTTACTTTTCAAGCATCACCTTTTATAGGTGGGATTTTGTCTTAAAAAGAAATGACTCTTCTAGCAAGATGGGGAAATAGAACTGATTAGGCCAAAGTGGTTTCACCATGGGAAAATTGGTCTTTTACCAAGAACTAAGCATTTCTAGAAATGACACTTCTAAAACAAGGCagacatttcaaataatttacctcatttttcttcttctccttgatCTGTGTTAGGGTTCTCTTGTTAGACTGTAGTTTGTCTGCGTTGATATTAATATACACACCACCCAACTGCTTGATACTCAGACCAGGATCTATGCTGCTACTTGTCAATTTCAGACTGAAAGAGAAATGATCACTTAAAGATGAAGTAGTTACATTTTAAATCTAGTACATCCAATTCTAGGATGAacaattaaaaatgcttttggGAACACATCCAAACTTAttccccaaatttttaaaaaaaagtattaggcCATCAGTAGAGTGCAGCAGTATTGACAGTTCAGggctagccccagcaacttagttagaacgtctcaaaatataaacaggctgggaatgtagatcagctgtaaagtgcctctgggttcgaTCTCCTGTATGGAAGTGGGAGGAAAAAGGATTAGGCTATATAATATGCCAATATATTTCATAGATTAGATAAGGAAGAATtacagaaaaaggaggaggaaatatTCCTACCAATTCAGCTTAACTTCATATAAAGGCAAAGAGTTAGTTAATAAATGTACATATTGGGAAAAGGCCTTCTACTCTGAACTTCCAAGTTATAAAAACCTAGAATTCTTCCCTCAGTAACTAAAGATATCTGGTACTGAGTATGAAATGGTAATAAACATCTATCTCACAAgagctttttaaaagttaaatgtcaTGCCTCAAACCTACCAATTAGAATCTTCTGCATCTTGTCTGGGCTATATTTATATGAAGAGAATTTCTACTTTGTATGATCAGAGGGTTCTTATAGGTAAGTACACTTGGACTTAGAGTCATTTTCTTTCCTGATTATTCATATAAACTGAGTGTTCAAAACATAATCAGTCTGTGCTGGAAAGTGAAGTCATTCTATTGCAGTATCTTGGCAGCAATTCTCAACCCTGAATGTATATCAGAACTAATATGGGGGAAgactggttttttaaaaaaaccaaacatgcCTAAGCCTGATGTCATAGCCTGACTTGGTTGGTTTATAGCAAAGCCTATGTATCTGTTAATATACACAGCCCTAGAAGGCTGCTGGCATTTCTAGTGGATAATACTACCACCAGCCtatgaccaggaaaaaaaaaataagtttaaaacagGAATatagaaactaaagaaataacCCCAAACATTAGACCCTTTTAGTGGATAATGGATGGGACTAGAGATGATTATTTTTCtcatacttttctatatttttcaatttctttacaaTGGACATGTAAGGAGAAAAAAGTaacttttttcctcccctttatATTGCtcacaaaataaaatcacagaaaaatcTTAACAGATGATTTCTATTATATCATCAAAAGGAACACTTAGTCACTGAGAAGTATGTCTGTCAAAGGTACTCACAAAGATGAGAGAAATGCTAGATAGAAGAGCACTTCCATAATGAACTAAAGGCAGTAATTTTATCAATTCCATGTTTTCtaatattgcatatttttatgGTAAATTAATCATCTGACAAATACATCAACATCTACTTTTAAAACATAAGGGTAAAAACTTACAGTTTAGATTTTGTGTTATTCAGTAAGTCGTCTTCATCACTACACTCATCATCTTCATTTCTGTCATTATCTGATAGTTCTTCACTGTTTtcatcatcttcctcctcctcctctttttcttcttcaatggCAACTTCACTTGCTTTGTCTTcctcttccaaataaaaatttttctcgGCACTCAATCCAGGAGTTGTATCAATTACAAACAGTGCATTTTTGCATGATGTATTTCCAGAGTCTTCACTTAATGACTCATTTTGGCCACTATTTTCAACAAAACACAGAGTGTCCTCTTCACTTTCATAGTTTTCAGATTGCTGGCTTTCATCACTgctaagaactaaaaaaacagAATCACTCACCTCCTGAGAAGTGTTGAGTTCAGACTTGCAGAGTTTGGTATCACATTCtaggttttcactcattttgctGTTGTCTTCACTGACATCTACTCTAGCAGACTCTTCATTATCATAACTGAACTTTGTTATGTCACTTGTTTTTATGGTACTGTTTATCTCTTCACTCCATCTGTTCACTTCCACAACTGCAAATGTTTTTGCTAATGATTTCATTATAGTCTCACAGTTCAGATCTGATTGTTCTGATGTGGTTTTCTTTTGGGGAGTTGAAAGTTTCTGGGACACTAATGGTTGAAGACTCCTGTCGTGAAGTTCagaagaactcagctgagaacCTTTCCCATTAATTTCTTTTCCCTCATCTATTATTTCATTGTCCTCTTTAAGAGATATTGTTTCTCTAAGAGATGCAACATTGGTCTGTTTTTCCTCACTTACATTAAGATGTTGATGTTTTTGCACTGTTAGTACTTTGTCTGAATTTCTGTGGAATGGATCATCATTAAAGTCATTATAAGTTTCATTATTACAGaaatttggtttatttgtttgagAAGGAAATCCTGCTGGTAACTGAGAATCCTGAATGGTATCTGCATCCTTTGAATTCACAGGTGTATCTATgatttggttttcatttcctggTACAATCTTTGTATCTTTCTTCTCAGTTTCTAGCTTTAATTTCCTATACACATTTCTGGTTTTTCTCTTAGGTGTAATTTCAGAGATTGAACTGTAGGAACACGACTCAGTATCAGCTTTAGTTTCTGCAT
This genomic interval from Urocitellus parryii isolate mUroPar1 chromosome 11, mUroPar1.hap1, whole genome shotgun sequence contains the following:
- the Dnttip2 gene encoding deoxynucleotidyltransferase terminal-interacting protein 2; protein product: MVVTRSARSRARIRDTSPESSQQKSCAEGIPENRKECGSDGQSIIESLQTAGEKSSVPRTSKSKKRKSGAADSQAKITKPSTDGENSEEESNYSSVSEVQEPILRITRRRQIIIPLTPVTPIRKRQTITPLNEPLTEEVVSEAESHASGVSRVVTSTEVTRRIRSKAKSEVRDLSQQSNAETKADTESCSYSSISEITPKRKTRNVYRKLKLETEKKDTKIVPGNENQIIDTPVNSKDADTIQDSQLPAGFPSQTNKPNFCNNETYNDFNDDPFHRNSDKVLTVQKHQHLNVSEEKQTNVASLRETISLKEDNEIIDEGKEINGKGSQLSSSELHDRSLQPLVSQKLSTPQKKTTSEQSDLNCETIMKSLAKTFAVVEVNRWSEEINSTIKTSDITKFSYDNEESARVDVSEDNSKMSENLECDTKLCKSELNTSQEVSDSVFLVLSSDESQQSENYESEEDTLCFVENSGQNESLSEDSGNTSCKNALFVIDTTPGLSAEKNFYLEEEDKASEVAIEEEKEEEEEDDENSEELSDNDRNEDDECSDEDDLLNNTKSKLLKLTSSSIDPGLSIKQLGGVYININADKLQSNKRTLTQIKEKKKNELLQKAIITPDFEKNYGVPPYSESKRQLQKKRRKERQKTAGDGWFGMKAPELTDELKNDLRALKMRASMDPKRFYKKSDRDGFPKYFQVGTIVDNPADFYHSRIPKKQRKRTIVEELLADSEFRRYNRRKYSEIMAEKAANAAGKKFRKKKKFRN